A part of Populus alba chromosome 8, ASM523922v2, whole genome shotgun sequence genomic DNA contains:
- the LOC118058554 gene encoding rRNA 2'-O-methyltransferase fibrillarin 1 isoform X1 — MRPPMARGRGAGHGRGAFRAQNNAGRGGRGGGAFRAQNNAGRGLGVRGRGRGGGRGGANHRGGMRGGNKAVIIPHRHEGVFIAKSKDDALLTKSMVPGDTVYNEKRISVQNEDGTKVEYRVWNPFRSKLGAAIQEGIDNIWIAPGARVLYLGAASGTSVSHVSDIVGPTGVVYAVEFSQRSGRDLVNMAKKRTNVMPIIEDARHPSKYRMLVGMVDVIFSDVAQPDQARILALNAAYFLKTGGHFVLSIKANCINSTMPAGKVYDSEVDRLRADLLKPAEMVTLDRFERDHACVVGSYRVPKKQKTSA; from the exons ATGAGACCTCCAATGGCAAGAG gACGTGGTGCTGGTCATGGTCGTGGAGCTTTTAGAGCTCAAAACAATGCGGGGAGAGGTGGTCGTGGTGGTGGAGCTTTTAGAGCACAAAACAATGCGGGAAGAGGTTTAGGTGTCCGTGGTCGAGGTCGTGGCGGTGGCCGAGGTGGGGCCAATCATCGTGGAGGGATGAGAGGTGGAAATAAGGCAGTGATAATTCCGCATAGACATGAAGGAGTCTTTATTGCGAAGTCTAAAGATGATGCTCTGCTTACTAAAAGCATGGTCCCTGGTGACACTGTATACAATGAGAAGCGCATCTCTGTtcag AATGAAGATGGGACCAAAGTAGAGTACAGGGTTTGGAATCCTTTCCGATCCAAGCTGGGGGCTGCAATTCAGGAGGGTATTGACAATATATGGATT GCACCCGGTGCTCGAGTTCTCTACTTGGGAGCTGCTTCAGGAACCTCCGTCTCTCATGTATCCGACATTGTTGGACCT ACGGGAGTAGTGTATGCAGTGGAATTTTCTCAAAGAAGTGGGAGGGACTTGGTCAACATGGCTAAAAAGCGAACAAATGTCATGCCCATCATTGAGGATGCTAGACATCCATCAAAGTATCGAATGTTAGTTGGCATGGTAGATGTCATATTTTCAGATGTTGCTCAGCCCGATCAG GCAAGAATATTAGCTTTGAATGCAGCTTATTTCCTCAAAACAGGAGGTCATTTTGTGCTCTCAATAAAG gcAAATTGCATCAACTCCACCATGCCTGCTGGCAAAGTATACGATAGTGAAGTTGACAGGTTGAGGGCTGATCTGCTGAAGCCTGCAGAGATGGTGACATTAGATCGATTTGAGAGAGACCATGCC
- the LOC118058554 gene encoding rRNA 2'-O-methyltransferase fibrillarin 1 isoform X2: MRPPMARGRGAGHGRGAFRAQNNAGRGLGVRGRGRGGGRGGANHRGGMRGGNKAVIIPHRHEGVFIAKSKDDALLTKSMVPGDTVYNEKRISVQNEDGTKVEYRVWNPFRSKLGAAIQEGIDNIWIAPGARVLYLGAASGTSVSHVSDIVGPTGVVYAVEFSQRSGRDLVNMAKKRTNVMPIIEDARHPSKYRMLVGMVDVIFSDVAQPDQARILALNAAYFLKTGGHFVLSIKANCINSTMPAGKVYDSEVDRLRADLLKPAEMVTLDRFERDHACVVGSYRVPKKQKTSA, from the exons ATGAGACCTCCAATGGCAAGAG gACGTGGTGCTGGTCATGGTCGTGGAGCTTTTAGAGCTCAAAACAATGCGGGGAGAG GTTTAGGTGTCCGTGGTCGAGGTCGTGGCGGTGGCCGAGGTGGGGCCAATCATCGTGGAGGGATGAGAGGTGGAAATAAGGCAGTGATAATTCCGCATAGACATGAAGGAGTCTTTATTGCGAAGTCTAAAGATGATGCTCTGCTTACTAAAAGCATGGTCCCTGGTGACACTGTATACAATGAGAAGCGCATCTCTGTtcag AATGAAGATGGGACCAAAGTAGAGTACAGGGTTTGGAATCCTTTCCGATCCAAGCTGGGGGCTGCAATTCAGGAGGGTATTGACAATATATGGATT GCACCCGGTGCTCGAGTTCTCTACTTGGGAGCTGCTTCAGGAACCTCCGTCTCTCATGTATCCGACATTGTTGGACCT ACGGGAGTAGTGTATGCAGTGGAATTTTCTCAAAGAAGTGGGAGGGACTTGGTCAACATGGCTAAAAAGCGAACAAATGTCATGCCCATCATTGAGGATGCTAGACATCCATCAAAGTATCGAATGTTAGTTGGCATGGTAGATGTCATATTTTCAGATGTTGCTCAGCCCGATCAG GCAAGAATATTAGCTTTGAATGCAGCTTATTTCCTCAAAACAGGAGGTCATTTTGTGCTCTCAATAAAG gcAAATTGCATCAACTCCACCATGCCTGCTGGCAAAGTATACGATAGTGAAGTTGACAGGTTGAGGGCTGATCTGCTGAAGCCTGCAGAGATGGTGACATTAGATCGATTTGAGAGAGACCATGCC